AATTCACATAAACAGCAAGTTCCCATGCTTATTCCGCATGGAATAAAATGCCTTAAGAGAACCTTCTCCCCCATGCTACTAAATCCAGCAATTAAATCCCTATTTtgcaaatttcatttttttatctcaTCGTTCAGACTAAAAACAGATTCTACGCTTTCACTTGCAATGTAGGGCCATATCCGGGTAGCCGACTTCTATATCCTGTCCATAAAGTCAGATATGTGGTTCCAGGTTTGTTGCATATCAAAAATGTTTCTGATAGCATTTTAAAGGCATAATTTATGTTAACTTCTAGTAATCCACAAACAAAATAATGGCCTTGGACCATTAACGATCCAAGGTGCCCAACTAGGGAAGGACCACCCGCAGAAGACCTCAAGAAACGGGAAAGGAAGGAAAACACATATGTCACTTTCCAGACGAGAGAGATTGGATGATAAGGATTCCACGTATCAGTAGGAAGTTGTATCTCATTTCTCAAAGCTTCACTTTTCTTCGTACAGATTCCTAAAAAGTTGCAGAAGTAATTTTCAACTAATGATCACCAGCCCCACTAGCGTGTGGCTATATCCCCATTGACATGACTTGTGCCAACTTGACTATAAGGACCACAGGtacttaatttttctaattgTGCTGTAGTTTCTCATAGCGAATGGTTTACAGTATGCATAGAAGTTTTCATCTTGGAACAGTAATGGtagaattttcaaaactttccctCTACAAACACATGTTTAAGattatgaagaaaaattaagtaaaaaataatatgagaacAAGTCAAAAGAATTTTCTTTCATGGTTCATTACGTAACTAAAGTGAATGAAATTGGTTAATTTAACAGGTAAGCATGccaatacaaaataaaatatcaatgtATATAGGAGCAGAGACAACTATATTCTTCTCCAGGAATAGGTTTGTTGCAAGCTggataatgaaaaataatattgctTTCACCCTCATTGACAAGAACAAGATCCTAAATGCAACATTACCGAAAAGAGAAGCAGCCTGCATTTTTCTATTACTGGAGGCTTCTTAGACCCCAACTTCATCCTTTTACCTTTTCATTTTAAGGAATTTGGTACATTGATTGTACAAGAAAATGGACTAGATTGACGCCTACTTGCAAGATTTTATCTAATATAGAGCCATAGGTTGGGACTACCCTAGCTATCCACTTGCAGCCTAAAGCCATAGGTATCGCACGCCAACCCTTGGAAATCAGATGCTCTTAAAGAGATTTTGATATCATTCCAAGACAGATATTTAGAGGTTCCTCCAAGAAATTGTGTCCATTCCTCCATTTAGACGCTCCTCCAATGAGCATATTTTGGAATATGAATATGGTTCTCCTTACTGCTATCTGAGAAACCTAACCAAGATGATGTGGCTGGCCTCCAAGACAGTCCAGCAGACGGCTACAcacataaaaggaaaaaaaatgcattGTGCTAATGtagtctttttttctttttttttttttagcttggCCGCGGGGGCTAAGACACAGGATTCTTTTGTAAGTAGCATATATTCCAAGTGCCAAGAGAGCAACTGCCTTGCCAAATTTGCAAAAATTAACATAGAATCTTCTTATTAAGGTGGTTTGTTGACCAATTGCAAGACTATATAAGTATCCTCATAGCCACAAACTATCCTGGATACAGAAGAGGAGGCGACAGGCAGAAATAGCTTTTATAGCAACTTGTATTGGGGGcaatagcaaaaagaaaaaggaaataaataaagGCCCTGTCCAAAAGTGACAAagcattttcttcttccatgaGAGTTAAAGATTCCAAAAGGCAAAAGGCAAAGGAGCAGATGGTAAAGTCAACAAAGTGGACCGACTTGAATTTGCATCCAGGCCTAGAAAGAATACATAACATCATTACAGTTTGGTATTCCACAAGTAACCTAATATTAGCAAGTATATCATTGTcggattaaataaaaaacaagtgaGAAGGTGAAAAGATTTATGTGAAATCCCAGCTCAACCAATGAGCAGTCAATAGAAGTAAAAATCTAATCACTTCCTTCACTTGAAACTGACGAAAGTTAATTGAAAAGAATGGTTCCCCTATCCTATAATGAGCTATAATTAAAGAACAAGTTGGCTACTACAACTAACCATGTTAATGATGACTTGACGTATAGCCAAAAAACCAAGAGAACATATCATTCATGGATTTGCTTGTTACATTGGTGCCATGGTACATTGTTTTTATGTGCTATATCTATTCTCGAGGATGAAAGGACCCAGTTTCATCGGTTAAGAAAAAAGGGTTCCCGCTGTTATTTCCCTAATATCAACTTTTTGTGTTTTCTGGTGCCTTAACGAAGGAACCAGAACCATGGTTCTAAAAAGTACAGTAAAGTAAATATCAACAACCAAACTAAGACCTGTATTCCGATTTGGTTCTGATGGATTATGAACATGTATAGCACAGTTTTTTTGTTGTTTGCACTTATGCTCAGTTTCAATATAGTAGATAAGCGACcatgaagaaaatgaataaacaataaacattaaCAAACAAGAAGAGCCGCTCGTACTTCAGACTGACGTTAAGCAGAACCATGAATTTGACAAATCAACTGCAAAGGCTAGAAGGCAGAGTTCATGCAACTTTTATAAAATCAGATAATATGCAAACCTAAAATTTAGTTTCAAAAGTCACAGTAACGTTGTAATTGTTAAGACTCTAGATGGTTACGGGGGGCAACGAGCATTTTCTACACCGCGGAGAACAAGTGACTTTTGTGCCCGACGACAAAACACCAGTTGGAGGGAAAACTAATTGCATCTGCTACGACTCCTCTTTCTGAAGGACATCAGGTTCAGCAAAGGACTGAGGAAGAGTAGGCAGCACGTGTTGAACTGTTGATCTTTCATCATAGAAAAGCATCACATAATGATTGTAAGGACTCATATTCCAGCTAGGAAATTTGGAATGTTGTTCAGGACGAGGTAAACACGTAAGATCACATCTAATGAAGAGAACGCCATGATCTATTGTTTTCCTATTCAAGTGCCAAACTATTAAGATTGGATTTTGGCAACCCCGGAGATCGTTTACAGTCATTTAATTGGGCCACCTAATTCTGGGAAGAAGATAATTGTTACAGATTGTGAAATctcaatatcatttttttttttcctgaaggGGCATCCTTATCCCCTACCGCTCTAACCCAATGAAACCTCTTAATGTCTATTGGTTAAGAAGCCTATAACCAATCAacaaattttgttaattgaCTTGCCGAAAGAGTTTGAGAATTTGAGGAACCAGTGTTCCAAATATATTGATATTTACATAATTTGCGCTTTTCACAGAACAGTTTCGtaaaatttctcaatataaaAACTCACGTGTTTATATCttaataaggaaaattttacgAAATCTAACatctaaacaaaacaaaacaaaaaatgaaaagattcACATTTTCACAACGGATAGGAAGGGAATGATTTTGGGAGATGCTGATTCTTTTACCTTGTTGTGCTTCTTTGTCCTCCTCCATTTTGTGGTTCTTAAGGAGACAAATCATGGAAATTCTACGATTTTGCAAGTTTCCAAGGCCAACTGGCCGAGACCCCACCTAGCCCCCTCTACTCCTGGAGCTTATAAATAGCAGGCATCGCCACCACTTCGCACATATCAGCCCTTGACTTGAGTCTTCCCTTTTCAGTGTTGACTCTTCATCCTTCGCTATTCTTTTGCCCCCAGCTTTTCCATATTCATTTCTACACCTTTTCATTTGCCACTTCACCAATTCTTCTTCCCTGTTATTCTGCATCGTAGCTTAGCAAACATTATCGATATAGTACTCCTTCCCATCTTATTCTCCAAACAATAGCTATGGCATCAATGTCCTCCCGTGGCTCGAGTTCCTGGACTGCAAAGGAGAACAAAGCCTTTGAAAAGGCTCTGGCTGTGTATGACAAAGACACCCCTGACCGTTGGTACAATATTGCCAGGGCTGTTGGTGGGAAGACAGCTGAGGAAGTGAAGAGGCATTACGAGATCCTTGTGGAGGACGTCAAGCATATCGAGCAGGGACAAGTGCCTTTTCCGAAGTACAGGACCACTGGAGGGAGTGGCCAAGGAAACTAGAAGAAAGGTAGTTTACCGAAAGCCTCTAGCCTAGTAGCATAAATAACACCTGGAACACTTAGAAATTACCAGAAAAAGAGTCCTTAGCTACTTTGGTAGAACTAACTATAAAGTGGCCCATGAAAAGTAGTCACCACGTAGTACATAATTTCACGTCCACCCTTGAGTTTCTTGGCCTGCCTTGTTCTCTTTCTTTGTAAACTTTATAAActgtttaatattttatgatccCTTCTAAATTCTAGTGGCTCATGAGCCCATCTTTACTTCCGAGGTGTCCAGCTTATCTCAAGTCCACTAGTCCTGGTCAAACATTTTCACTTCTATTACATAAATCTATAGCCTGCATATCCAGACCCATCCTATTGATATGCTAGTACAGCTGCTGTGGCATTTTATATgacaaaaatgtataaaaacCATGCATCGATATCATTTCCTCTAAAATAACAGGCTTATATATAATTCAACATTagtatgtatataatttttatacatatatatttcgTGTTTATATAGGGCAAGTCATTGCACAAAGCTTACGTGGTTATTGAATTTGGGAAGAACTAGATTTGCCTAGAGCATACCTTCCCATGCATGAGCCTATTTTCATAATTCTCTACCTATAGAATTGCAGGCGAATTATATAACATGCGATCATAAAATATACAATAATGCaagcaaaattatatatattttagaaatttagaaatttgGATTTTGTAGTTTGTGTAGCTAGCAACTGTATAGAAGCATAATTTTATAGAATACTTGACGAAAATGGTGCACTTATATGCTGTTATGCACTCCTTCCGTTTCAAAAAAAGCAACACAATTTATATTCGCGTATCAAAAATGTTATGTACTggttttgaatgttttgataGTTTATGCTGTAACAATGACGTTCTCCTAATGCGACCGTAGACCCCAGTCATTGCCATTTCCAGTTGCCTTCGAGCTTATAATACGAAGCATTTATTGTGTTTTCATCAGTAATTAATGGAATCTTCTGCTGTCGCTCCATCGTCTAATTTTCAACAATGGAGCCACTAGTGTTTATGATTGCGTGTCGACAACAGTAACTAACCACAATTTTGAGTTTAATTCATGATTTTTCTGACACCTGGtaataatatttctaatatGCAGGAGGACAAATCTTGAGCTGCAATGGATTACAACCTCAATTGTACCGTATACAATAAAGCAGCACTTATCTTCTGCATACGAATAGTAATTCAAGATTCACATCAGATGATTCTGATCTATTATCCTATTCTAGTCGACAACTATTTAGCTTCTGAAATGGTGTGTTTGCGTTCCATGAAGTAAAAATAAAGATATCGAATGATCAACTGTTGATCTTTTTATTATGTTCCATGTAATGTCAGTTCTATATCATTATCAGTTCTCTACGGAATGATATATTCATGTGTGCGTTTGAACTTGATAGTGTGTTCCTTGAACAATTTTCGGATGAAATCGAAATTGAAAGTGAATGAGAAACTGAAATACAGTTAAACAAAGAATCGAAATGATGAAACAAAAGACAATAAACAGAAATTGGAATATATTGTTAAAACAAACAAATCGAAGTGAAATAAAACATAGATTTAGGGTTTAACGAGCTCTGACCTCGAAAATCAATGTTGGCTCCTGGAGCCTCTTGAATCGTGAGAAGAAAACTGAGCTTCGGAGATAAAGCGCTTAgaaaatttacatatatatatacatggagaAGAGAGGAAGGTTACAGTGATTATCTCAGTGAAAATGAAATTCAAGAAGGCGGgaaattgttttgttttcatttgaataaatcttccattttttcaataaataaataaatgaagaatatatcatttcttttaaacttTCATATAATgtagctttttcttttttcgcttggaataacatataaatatacatagcttTGTTATTGACAAATATTGCAAAAGACACAtcctttttaaattaattacttgttatgttataattattattggTGATATCAAAGTTTGAAAAGGAATAATATTTCTCAAGCAAGAACTTTAAATGATATTAAGCCTTATGAACCCACCAGCGTATGAAGAAGATAAATGCTAATTACTCATGTGGGGAAGGGCCCTGCTGTCATGGGCCTAACAAATTGAAATGACGACTTTAATTGCAATAAAAACTTTTGTTAtaacttcaatttttaaaaattatatatatagaaaatatgaGCTGAGGTTGAACATCTTAAAAGGGTGTGCGCTCTTTGTTTTAGTCAGATCAGATCcgaaaaaagttttaaaaataaattataatttaatttacaatttgCTAAAGAGTCTATTTAgtaattttgtattatattttattatatcgtgttataaaaataatattaataaaattaatatttgataatacAGTTTGGTATTGTACTTAATATTAAAAGtaatagatatttaattaatattttactattaaagTTGTGAATATGTTAAATGttattgactaaaaaatacattaaaatataaaaagcatTAGgttataatagaaaataacttgcttataaagaaaattaatgattataaaaaataaataattttttaataattgtgaGTCACACTCACTACAAGTTGCAGtgccaaaaattaaataattatactttGAAGATAGCTACACTTGGAACTTTTGAACTTTGATACTAATGTCGGGAAAATGTCATACTGCTTGACACGgacaatataataattttaataatatcaaatatgtcataaattatatcaaattatattGTCCACgcattttctctaattttgtttttgttgagcAAACGTTATATTATTCAATGCGAACAACATAACAATTTCGGTAAAACTAAACATGCCATAAACCATACCAAATTATGTTGCCCGCCCTTTCCTTCTAATTTTATCTGTGTCGGGCAAACACAACATTTGCCCGATATACAAGAACGAAGCCAGAATTTTAGTTCAATGGGAgcgaatttaaatataaaaaatataattttaaaaataggataatagtgataatattaaaaaatatatatattttttacaattattctTTATAACTTCTCATGCTAGAAATTACAATTGTTCAAAAaagttacattaattatttaaatctttaGACTCGTCATGGCCACAAAATATTAGTTCTTGCCGTAGAAAAAGTCGAACATAATCAATTAATACATTTAGACGAATTCAATAATCACACAGTATTTGTTCTAACTATTTGAAGAAAACTATctcaatattttactcttgatttATTAAAGTTTCATAGTTGTTTTGAGATTAATTGTATACACTATTAGCATTTCTAATATGAATTTAAAGTctatctttttttaaattactgaaCCCTTCTCTCATGAAAGAATCACCATTTGCTTGTTctctattatttgttttaaaaagataacagtaTAAGTAAAATGCGACATCTTTACTTATACTATATTCCAACCAATCACCAAATTCATTGAACCAAACTGTAATGAATCATCTTGATTTCGAGGCTAACACAGACCTCTTTGCAAGTAGACTCTTCTAATTTGATCTtgaaaattaacattataatcCATTATTATAGTTCTTAATCCGGAATCTATAGTAAGTTGTGTAACATCAATTTACTCAATACTTGCTttgttagtttatttattttcttcaatataaatttttttcatacttGTTTTATTCGCTTCACAATTTTCTGTAATACTTAGTTTTATATGCttcatcattgtaaaaaaaatatatatatatg
This genomic stretch from Diospyros lotus cultivar Yz01 chromosome 1, ASM1463336v1, whole genome shotgun sequence harbors:
- the LOC127798527 gene encoding transcription factor RADIALIS-like encodes the protein MASMSSRGSSSWTAKENKAFEKALAVYDKDTPDRWYNIARAVGGKTAEEVKRHYEILVEDVKHIEQGQVPFPKYRTTGGSGQGN